From the Candidatus Peribacteria bacterium genome, one window contains:
- the rpoC gene encoding DNA-directed RNA polymerase subunit beta': MPTTATSATDSFDAVALSVASPDDILTWSRGEVTKAETVNYRTQRAEPDGLFCERIFGPTKNFQCFCGKYKGIRYKGVICEKCGVEVTRSIVRRERMGHINLAVPIAHIWFLRSSPSRIGLLLDLPIKTLEQIVYFAAYVVISVNEDMKTEAEKELSASMENRRKQVVREYEEAKKQLTESNATRAQLDALDKEYAERLESLKLNHKEALDDLKNLHTGGVLSELKFREMNMKFGHVFRAGTGAESLREVILNIELQQLATDLQAEREKSSGQKLKKVMKRMKFVNSILQAGIDPSWMIPTRLPVLPPDLRPMVQLDGGRFAASDLNDLYRRVINRNSRLKKLMSIGAPEVICRNEKRMLQEAVDTLLNNSARGGKTLFTAGDRRKLRSLSDMLKGKQGRFRQNLLGKRVDYSGRSVIVAGPHLKLNQCGLPKEMAMKLFKPFVIGTIIRRELAHNVKAAERLIQDGGKEVWDILEEVIKDKYVLLNRAPTLHRLGIQAFKPTLIEGLAIQLHPLACTAFNADFDGDQMAVHVPLSDNAQQEARRLMSASTNVLKPSAGEPIINPVQDMVLGCYFLTQVHDGKKGEGMIFSTQDEAFLAFDSGVVDLQAKIKVRVPAEDGKTQIIDTSVGRLKFDEIMPEGMGRTTKPMTKKYLSNLIAKALELVGEEQTTQFADRIKDVGFKFATMSGVSIAASDILVPVEAETLVAEANVKINDMTNFYSKGFITADEKYNHAIRIWSQTKNEVSSAMIRDFLKEPENDITYVIDSGARGNWGQVTQLGGMKGLVANPSGRTIELPIQSNLKHGFSVLEYFIATHGGRKGKSDTALKTAEAGYLTRRLVDAVQDIIIREEDCGCLTSHKITTADSERIGEKFESRIFGRTLGEDIVSGGKTIATRNQEIDADLIDLLHEHKIEDVLVRSVMTCKTKQGICVRCYGRDLGNNKTVKIGTPVGIIAAQSIGEPGTQLTMRTFHMGGVAEGADITQGLTRVEELFEARNPRSAAQLADISGNVKVSHQGGKTTVTIHEEVPGEDNYHLQAGFEVVVEKGEKVAERTILAKSRYDKSVIRAVAAGEVTAIGDGEIKVKHYELQEKAYQFGGRESLIVKTGSKVSVGDPLNVGHFNLQDLLEKKGVYAVQNYVVQEVQHIYASQGQTINDKHLEIIVRKMFSKIRCSDAGDTNFLPGEVADKGEVDYENERLAADTKGKAKAATYEQLLLGITRVALATDSWLSGASFQETIRVLVDAATTRKIDMLAGLKENVIIGRLIPTGEVYRKRFALEQGLEEPADEI, from the coding sequence ATGCCGACAACTGCTACGTCCGCAACCGATTCCTTCGACGCCGTCGCCCTCAGCGTTGCCAGTCCGGATGATATCCTGACCTGGTCCCGCGGTGAGGTGACCAAAGCCGAAACCGTGAACTACCGCACACAGCGTGCCGAGCCGGATGGCCTCTTCTGTGAGCGTATTTTCGGTCCGACCAAGAACTTCCAGTGTTTCTGTGGAAAGTACAAAGGAATCCGTTATAAGGGTGTTATCTGTGAAAAGTGTGGTGTCGAAGTCACGCGCTCTATCGTTCGCCGTGAACGTATGGGCCACATCAACCTGGCTGTTCCCATCGCGCACATCTGGTTTTTGCGCTCCAGCCCGTCCCGCATCGGACTTCTGCTCGATCTCCCGATCAAGACCCTCGAACAGATCGTCTATTTCGCAGCATACGTCGTGATCAGCGTGAACGAAGATATGAAGACAGAAGCGGAGAAGGAACTCAGCGCCAGCATGGAAAACCGCCGCAAGCAGGTCGTACGCGAGTATGAAGAGGCAAAGAAGCAGCTCACAGAAAGCAATGCCACCCGCGCCCAGCTTGATGCGCTTGATAAAGAGTATGCAGAACGTCTCGAATCTCTGAAGCTGAACCACAAAGAAGCGCTCGATGATCTGAAAAACCTCCACACCGGAGGTGTGCTCTCCGAGCTCAAATTCCGTGAAATGAACATGAAGTTCGGTCACGTGTTCCGCGCCGGTACCGGTGCCGAATCGCTCCGCGAAGTCATCCTTAATATTGAACTCCAGCAGCTCGCAACCGATCTTCAGGCCGAGCGTGAGAAGTCGTCGGGTCAGAAACTCAAGAAAGTCATGAAGCGCATGAAGTTCGTGAACAGCATTCTCCAGGCAGGCATCGACCCGTCCTGGATGATCCCGACACGCCTCCCTGTGCTCCCTCCTGATCTGCGCCCGATGGTGCAGCTCGACGGAGGACGCTTCGCTGCATCTGACCTCAACGATTTGTACCGCCGCGTCATCAACCGTAACTCCCGTCTCAAAAAGCTGATGAGCATTGGTGCGCCGGAAGTCATCTGCCGCAACGAAAAGCGTATGTTGCAGGAAGCGGTCGATACATTGCTGAACAACTCCGCTCGCGGAGGCAAGACACTGTTTACCGCAGGAGATCGCCGCAAACTCCGCTCTCTCTCCGATATGTTGAAGGGAAAGCAGGGACGCTTCCGCCAGAACCTCCTTGGAAAGCGCGTGGACTACTCCGGACGTTCTGTGATCGTCGCCGGTCCGCACCTCAAGCTCAACCAGTGTGGTCTGCCGAAAGAAATGGCGATGAAACTCTTCAAGCCGTTTGTGATCGGAACCATCATCCGCCGCGAACTCGCACACAACGTGAAGGCTGCCGAGCGTCTCATTCAGGACGGTGGCAAAGAGGTGTGGGATATCCTCGAAGAAGTCATTAAGGACAAGTACGTCCTCCTCAACCGCGCGCCGACACTGCACCGCCTTGGTATCCAGGCCTTCAAGCCGACTCTGATCGAAGGTCTCGCGATCCAGCTGCATCCGCTCGCCTGTACGGCCTTCAACGCCGACTTCGACGGAGACCAGATGGCTGTTCACGTGCCGCTGTCCGACAATGCGCAGCAGGAAGCACGCAGACTGATGTCCGCATCCACAAACGTGCTGAAGCCGTCCGCTGGTGAGCCGATCATCAACCCGGTGCAGGACATGGTGCTCGGTTGTTACTTCCTCACACAGGTGCACGATGGCAAGAAGGGCGAAGGGATGATTTTCTCCACCCAGGACGAAGCATTCCTCGCATTTGACTCCGGCGTGGTCGATCTGCAGGCAAAGATCAAGGTCCGTGTTCCTGCTGAAGATGGAAAGACCCAGATTATCGACACATCCGTCGGACGCCTCAAATTTGATGAAATCATGCCGGAAGGAATGGGCCGCACGACCAAGCCGATGACGAAGAAATATCTGAGTAACCTCATCGCAAAAGCACTCGAACTCGTCGGCGAAGAGCAGACGACACAGTTTGCAGACCGTATTAAGGACGTTGGCTTCAAGTTCGCAACCATGTCCGGTGTGTCCATTGCGGCATCCGACATTTTGGTGCCGGTTGAAGCAGAAACGCTTGTGGCGGAAGCAAACGTGAAGATCAACGATATGACGAACTTCTACTCGAAGGGATTCATCACCGCTGATGAAAAATACAACCACGCTATCCGCATCTGGTCCCAGACAAAGAACGAAGTGTCCAGCGCGATGATCCGCGACTTCCTCAAGGAACCGGAAAACGACATCACCTACGTGATCGACTCCGGCGCTCGTGGTAACTGGGGACAGGTCACCCAGCTCGGAGGTATGAAAGGACTCGTTGCCAACCCGTCCGGACGCACCATCGAACTCCCGATCCAGAGCAACCTCAAGCACGGATTCTCCGTTCTTGAATACTTCATCGCGACACACGGAGGACGCAAAGGAAAGTCCGACACCGCTCTCAAGACTGCGGAAGCCGGTTACCTCACACGCCGTTTGGTCGATGCAGTGCAGGACATCATTATCCGCGAAGAAGATTGTGGATGTCTCACCAGCCATAAGATCACGACAGCAGATTCCGAGCGCATCGGTGAAAAATTCGAGAGCCGCATCTTCGGACGCACCCTCGGAGAAGACATCGTTAGCGGCGGCAAGACGATTGCGACCCGCAACCAGGAAATCGACGCCGATCTCATCGATCTTTTGCACGAACATAAGATTGAAGATGTACTCGTGCGCTCCGTGATGACGTGTAAGACCAAGCAGGGAATCTGTGTCCGCTGCTACGGCCGCGATCTCGGTAACAACAAGACTGTCAAAATCGGAACACCGGTCGGTATCATCGCTGCCCAGTCCATCGGAGAACCGGGAACGCAGCTCACCATGAGAACCTTCCACATGGGAGGAGTCGCCGAAGGAGCCGACATCACGCAGGGTCTCACCCGCGTGGAAGAACTGTTTGAAGCACGCAACCCGCGCTCCGCAGCCCAGCTCGCTGATATTTCCGGAAACGTGAAAGTCAGCCACCAGGGCGGAAAGACCACGGTCACCATCCACGAAGAAGTGCCGGGTGAGGATAACTACCACCTCCAGGCAGGATTCGAAGTGGTCGTGGAGAAGGGTGAAAAGGTTGCAGAACGCACCATTCTCGCAAAATCCCGCTACGACAAGTCCGTCATCCGCGCTGTTGCAGCCGGAGAAGTGACTGCTATCGGCGACGGTGAGATCAAGGTGAAGCACTACGAACTCCAGGAAAAGGCCTACCAGTTCGGTGGCCGTGAATCGCTCATTGTGAAGACCGGTTCCAAGGTTTCTGTGGGTGATCCGCTCAACGTTGGACACTTTAACCTCCAGGATCTCCTCGAAAAGAAGGGTGTCTACGCTGTGCAGAACTACGTCGTGCAGGAAGTGCAGCACATCTACGCATCCCAGGGTCAGACTATCAACGACAAACACCTGGAAATCATTGTCCGCAAGATGTTCTCCAAAATCCGCTGTTCCGATGCCGGTGACACGAACTTCCTGCCGGGCGAAGTGGCCGACAAGGGTGAAGTGGACTACGAAAACGAGCGTTTGGCTGCCGATACGAAGGGAAAGGCAAAAGCCGCTACCTACGAGCAGCTGCTCCTCGGTATCACCCGCGTGGCTCTCGCAACTGATTCCTGGCTCTCCGGTGCTTCCTTCCAGGAAACCATCCGCGTGCTTGTGGACGCTGCCACCACCCGTAAGATCGATATGCTCGCAGGACTCAAGGAAAACGTCATTATCGGTCGTTTGATCCCGACGGGTGAGGTCTACCGCAAGCGTTTTGCTCTCGAGCAGGGTCTGGAAGAGCCTGCAGATGAGATATAA
- the rpsL gene encoding 30S ribosomal protein S12 — protein MPTINQLIRNPRKNKRVKSKAPALQYTWNALKMRPSPLPKGAPFKRGVCLKVTTMTPKKPNSALRKIARVRLTNGHEVKAYIMGEGHNLQEHSVVLVRGGRVKDLPGVRYHIIRGVLDTEGVRNRKQGRSRYGARRPKPGAPAAK, from the coding sequence ATGCCAACTATCAATCAGCTCATCCGCAACCCGCGCAAGAATAAGCGCGTGAAAAGCAAGGCTCCCGCCCTGCAGTACACCTGGAACGCCCTCAAAATGCGTCCCTCGCCGCTGCCTAAAGGCGCTCCCTTCAAGCGTGGTGTCTGTCTGAAAGTCACAACCATGACCCCGAAGAAGCCGAACTCCGCTTTGCGTAAGATCGCCCGCGTTCGCCTGACAAACGGTCACGAAGTGAAGGCCTATATCATGGGAGAAGGCCACAACCTCCAGGAACACTCCGTTGTGCTCGTCCGCGGTGGCCGCGTGAAAGATCTTCCGGGAGTCCGTTACCACATCATCCGTGGTGTGCTCGACACCGAAGGAGTCAGAAACCGCAAGCAGGGACGTTCCCGCTACGGTGCACGCCGTCCGAAGCCAGGAGCACCAGCCGCCAAGTAA
- the rpsG gene encoding 30S ribosomal protein S7 produces MAKPVKPYIVQGSNPSIEKFINCIMKRGKKSTARHIFADALAVIKTRTKEDPMEVFSKAILNATPLIEVRPKRVAGSVYQVPVEVTPKRQVALSTRWLLTAARERKGMPMAQKLAMELLDASAEQGGAIKKKLDVMKMAQANKAFAHLAK; encoded by the coding sequence ATGGCCAAGCCCGTTAAGCCCTACATCGTCCAAGGTTCCAACCCTTCCATTGAGAAGTTTATCAACTGCATCATGAAGCGTGGAAAAAAGTCGACCGCTCGTCACATCTTTGCAGACGCGCTGGCTGTCATCAAAACCCGCACAAAGGAAGATCCGATGGAGGTATTTTCGAAGGCCATTCTGAACGCAACACCGCTCATTGAAGTCCGTCCGAAGCGCGTAGCCGGTTCTGTGTACCAGGTTCCTGTGGAAGTCACCCCGAAGCGTCAGGTCGCCCTCTCCACCCGCTGGTTGCTCACAGCTGCCCGCGAGCGCAAAGGAATGCCGATGGCACAGAAGCTCGCTATGGAACTCCTCGATGCATCTGCAGAGCAGGGAGGCGCCATCAAGAAGAAGCTGGACGTCATGAAAATGGCCCAGGCGAACAAGGCCTTCGCACACCTCGCGAAATAA
- the fusA gene encoding elongation factor G, with protein MDLKHVRNIGIIAHIDAGKTTTSERILFYTGRNYKIGEVHEGEATMDWMEQERERGITITAAATQCHWKAQAPGEGEVDITINLIDTPGHVDFTAEVERSLRVLDGGVVVFDGSQGVEPQSETVWRQADKYHVPRIAFVNKMDKTGGDFYMSLASIHDRLSKTAVAVQLPIGAESDFSGIVDLVQKKAFKFEGEHGQNIIEIPIPEDMHEQVIEYRTLLMEKVAENNDDMIDHFLENGALTDEQLFRGIRQATVVGKIYPVFCGSSLQNVGVQFVLNGVVAYLPSPLDVPSIRGTNPDTEEPMERKPSDDEPFSALAFKIATDPFVGRLTFVRVYSGVMKTGTAVYNPRSNAKERIGRLVRLHANSREEIQEIRAGDIGAVIGLKETRTGDTLCDEAKPIQLESITFAEPVISIAIEPKTKQDQEKMGIALQKLAEEDPTFRVRTDDETNQTIIAGMGELHLDILVDRMRREFKVETNVGTPQVAYRETITKEVEGESKYIKQTGGRGQYGHVVFKLIPQEPGKGYEFVNSVVGGRIPREFIAPCDKGFQEGMTRGIQAGYPVVDVKVELLDGSYHDVDSSEMAYKFAASIGFQEQAKKADPVILEPIMKVEVTCSENYLGDVMGDLNSRRGMILSQSDRGMAKVIAAEVPLSEMFGYATELRSMTQGRASYAMEPSHYFKVPKNKADEIAASRSGVAVSRSNG; from the coding sequence ATGGACCTCAAGCACGTTCGTAACATCGGTATTATCGCGCACATCGACGCAGGAAAGACAACGACGTCCGAGCGCATTCTCTTCTACACGGGCCGCAACTATAAAATCGGCGAAGTGCACGAAGGTGAGGCAACCATGGACTGGATGGAACAGGAGCGTGAGCGTGGAATTACCATTACCGCTGCGGCAACGCAGTGTCACTGGAAGGCGCAGGCTCCGGGAGAGGGGGAAGTCGACATTACCATCAACCTGATTGATACCCCGGGTCACGTGGACTTCACCGCTGAGGTGGAACGTTCCCTGCGCGTGCTCGACGGAGGAGTGGTGGTGTTTGATGGTTCCCAGGGTGTGGAACCGCAGTCCGAGACCGTGTGGCGCCAGGCGGATAAGTATCATGTCCCGCGTATTGCATTCGTGAACAAAATGGATAAGACAGGAGGAGACTTCTACATGTCCCTCGCGTCCATCCACGATCGTCTGAGCAAGACTGCCGTTGCAGTCCAGCTCCCGATTGGAGCGGAGAGCGATTTCTCCGGTATCGTCGACCTCGTGCAGAAGAAAGCATTCAAATTCGAAGGAGAGCACGGACAGAACATTATCGAGATTCCTATTCCGGAAGACATGCACGAGCAGGTGATTGAGTACCGCACCCTTCTGATGGAAAAGGTGGCAGAGAACAATGACGATATGATCGACCACTTCCTGGAGAACGGAGCTCTCACGGACGAACAGCTCTTCCGCGGTATCCGCCAGGCAACTGTCGTCGGAAAGATTTACCCGGTCTTCTGCGGCAGCAGCCTCCAGAACGTCGGTGTGCAGTTCGTGCTCAACGGTGTGGTTGCATACCTCCCGTCTCCGCTCGATGTGCCGTCCATCCGTGGAACAAACCCGGATACGGAAGAGCCGATGGAGCGCAAGCCCTCTGATGATGAACCGTTCTCCGCACTCGCATTCAAAATCGCCACAGACCCGTTCGTCGGTCGTCTGACGTTCGTCCGCGTCTACTCCGGTGTCATGAAGACAGGAACAGCCGTGTATAACCCGCGCTCAAACGCCAAGGAACGTATCGGCCGCCTCGTCCGCCTGCACGCAAACTCCCGCGAAGAAATCCAGGAAATCCGCGCCGGTGATATCGGTGCCGTGATCGGACTGAAGGAGACACGCACAGGAGACACACTCTGTGACGAAGCAAAGCCAATCCAGCTGGAATCCATCACCTTCGCCGAGCCGGTTATCTCCATCGCTATTGAACCGAAGACCAAGCAGGATCAGGAAAAAATGGGTATCGCGCTGCAGAAGCTTGCAGAAGAGGATCCGACATTCCGCGTCCGCACCGACGACGAAACGAACCAGACAATCATCGCGGGAATGGGAGAACTCCACCTCGATATCCTTGTCGACCGTATGCGTCGCGAATTCAAGGTGGAAACCAACGTCGGTACACCGCAGGTTGCGTACCGCGAAACCATCACGAAGGAAGTGGAGGGCGAGAGCAAGTACATCAAGCAGACCGGTGGTCGCGGTCAGTACGGACACGTTGTCTTCAAACTGATTCCGCAGGAACCGGGCAAGGGCTACGAGTTCGTAAACTCTGTGGTCGGAGGCCGCATCCCGCGCGAATTCATTGCTCCGTGTGACAAGGGATTCCAGGAAGGTATGACCCGCGGTATCCAGGCTGGTTACCCGGTTGTGGACGTGAAGGTTGAACTACTCGACGGTTCCTACCACGACGTGGACTCCTCCGAAATGGCGTACAAATTTGCAGCCTCCATCGGATTCCAGGAACAGGCCAAGAAAGCAGATCCGGTCATTCTCGAACCGATCATGAAGGTGGAAGTCACCTGCAGCGAAAACTACCTCGGAGACGTGATGGGCGACCTGAACTCCCGCCGCGGTATGATCCTCAGCCAGTCCGATCGCGGAATGGCCAAGGTGATTGCTGCCGAAGTGCCGCTCTCCGAAATGTTCGGATATGCCACAGAACTCCGCTCCATGACCCAGGGCCGCGCGAGCTACGCGATGGAACCGAGCCACTACTTCAAGGTGCCGAAGAACAAAGCAGACGAAATTGCTGCTTCCCGCTCCGGAGTGGCAGTATCACGCTCAAACGGTTAA
- a CDS encoding M23 family metallopeptidase, whose product MVTNIHTLTDKTRFYARIFLWGVGIGIFLQVSLQSTQFHARLLQQPIFVASRNAVSVTPKPSLRQQRLAQRILRRTLRAAKRQTVRSTVVADTSLRPAAPLEEASSSSQASQDITLIIEPTSSSLSSSYSSSSSSSSSSPRSSSLSSKASTSSVSTDFPPFIRAVFPVSQTPDWGKMRTPKEWDRTYSEMNASDFVAIPAYNLHTLTIPMRTLSSDLTPDNMAKITAKLFYSTRYFGSYDVDSPEFRAVHPGLDLKVAEGTPVGAIGGGKVAAIRNDDSSFGVHVLIEHIMPDGERWLSLYGHLQTATVHVGDTVLPGQLIGRSGSTGNSTAPHLHLQIEHLNDDAATHQIYWPSSLPTAAEAARYVISPMVFLEKYKRTTE is encoded by the coding sequence ATGGTCACAAACATACACACACTCACAGACAAGACCAGATTCTATGCCCGCATCTTCCTGTGGGGAGTGGGTATCGGTATATTTTTGCAGGTTTCACTCCAGTCCACACAGTTCCATGCGCGATTACTGCAGCAACCGATTTTTGTTGCCAGCAGGAACGCCGTGTCCGTGACACCAAAGCCGTCTCTCCGTCAGCAGAGACTCGCACAGAGAATTTTGCGGAGAACATTACGCGCAGCCAAGAGACAAACCGTCCGTTCGACTGTTGTTGCAGATACCTCCCTGCGTCCTGCCGCCCCTCTGGAAGAAGCCTCAAGCAGTTCACAGGCATCTCAAGACATCACGCTGATTATTGAACCTACATCGTCGTCATTGTCTTCTTCGTACTCCTCGTCCTCTTCGTCTTCCTCATCTTCCCCCCGTTCATCCTCATTATCTTCAAAGGCAAGCACATCGTCCGTCTCAACCGACTTCCCGCCTTTCATCCGCGCCGTCTTCCCGGTCTCGCAAACACCGGACTGGGGGAAAATGCGCACACCGAAGGAATGGGATCGGACATACAGCGAAATGAATGCGTCTGATTTTGTCGCAATCCCCGCGTACAATCTGCACACATTGACCATCCCGATGCGGACACTCAGCTCGGATCTGACACCGGACAATATGGCGAAAATTACAGCGAAGTTGTTCTACTCCACCCGCTACTTTGGTTCCTACGATGTCGATAGTCCGGAATTCAGAGCCGTTCACCCGGGACTGGATCTCAAAGTTGCAGAAGGGACGCCTGTTGGTGCCATTGGCGGGGGAAAGGTGGCTGCCATCCGGAACGATGATTCGTCGTTTGGCGTCCATGTCCTCATAGAACACATCATGCCGGACGGGGAGCGCTGGCTGTCGCTATACGGTCACTTGCAGACTGCCACTGTGCACGTCGGCGATACGGTCCTGCCGGGGCAATTGATCGGGCGTTCGGGCTCAACCGGCAATTCGACTGCACCACACCTGCACCTGCAGATTGAGCATCTGAACGATGACGCGGCAACACATCAAATATACTGGCCGTCATCACTGCCGACTGCTGCGGAAGCCGCACGATACGTCATCAGCCCCATGGTCTTCCTGGAAAAGTACAAACGGACCACTGAATAA
- a CDS encoding trp operon repressor, with product MKRRFTEDSWRKEPWFLSLCAAMNSCKNEEEIANLFRDIATLSELQAMGERLEVAKLLSQGLSYRQVAAKTGASTTTVTRVANFLENGEGGYRKVLNTHRHHRMKVGMKRIDTAEKPDSDPTPSEQKKDVLPIKKTALQKYLGS from the coding sequence ATGAAGCGTCGTTTCACTGAAGACAGCTGGCGCAAAGAACCCTGGTTTCTCAGCCTCTGTGCAGCCATGAATTCCTGCAAAAATGAGGAAGAAATCGCGAATCTCTTCCGGGATATTGCGACATTGAGCGAATTGCAGGCAATGGGGGAACGTCTGGAAGTGGCAAAACTTCTCAGCCAGGGCCTCAGTTACCGCCAGGTAGCGGCAAAAACCGGTGCCAGCACCACAACCGTCACCCGCGTAGCCAATTTCCTGGAAAACGGCGAAGGGGGCTATAGAAAGGTCTTAAACACGCATCGGCACCATAGAATGAAAGTGGGGATGAAAAGGATCGACACTGCAGAAAAGCCGGATTCCGATCCAACGCCTTCAGAGCAAAAGAAAGACGTTTTACCCATCAAAAAGACTGCGTTGCAGAAGTATTTGGGGTCATAA